Proteins from one Pseudomonas grandcourensis genomic window:
- a CDS encoding cytosine permease — translation MNNKNNEKSLSSIETNGVEQIPDNERDAKPSDLFRLIFGGANTFATAVLGSFPVLFGLSFQAGVWAIVLGVVLGSLILAPMGLFGPINGTNNAVSSGAHFGVHGRIVGSFLSLLTAIAFFSLSVWSSGDALVGGAKRLIDLPETDLTLGLAYGLFALLVLTVCIYGFRFMLWVNRIAVWAASLLFLLGVFAFAPAFDSQYAGTVAMGQAGFWAAFIGAALVAMSNPISFGAFLGDWSRYIPRDTPKGRIMVSVIAAQLATLIPFLFGLVTATIVAVKAPDYIAANNYVGGLLAVSPSWFFLPVCLIAVIGGMSTGTTSLYGTGLDMSSVFPRVLSRVKATLLIGVMSIAFIFIGRFAANLVQSVSTFAVLIITCTTPWMVIMIIGLLVRRGFYCPDDLQVFTRGEKGGRYWFTHGWNWRGLGAWIPSAAVGLCFVNLPGQFVGPLGEMAGGIDISLPVTLGLASLVYLALLSLFPESSAVFGPNDPRSQSTDSLAQPATRQAV, via the coding sequence ATGAATAACAAAAACAACGAAAAAAGCCTTAGCAGCATCGAAACAAACGGGGTCGAACAGATCCCGGACAATGAGCGTGACGCCAAGCCCAGCGATCTGTTTCGCCTGATCTTCGGCGGCGCCAATACCTTTGCCACCGCCGTGCTCGGCAGTTTCCCGGTACTGTTCGGCCTGTCCTTTCAGGCTGGCGTCTGGGCGATTGTGCTGGGCGTGGTACTTGGCTCGCTGATCCTGGCGCCGATGGGCCTGTTCGGCCCCATCAACGGCACCAACAACGCCGTTTCTTCCGGTGCGCACTTCGGCGTGCACGGGCGAATCGTCGGCTCCTTCCTGTCGCTGCTGACCGCTATCGCCTTCTTCTCGCTCTCCGTCTGGAGTTCGGGCGATGCGCTGGTGGGCGGTGCCAAACGCCTGATCGATCTGCCGGAAACCGATCTGACCCTGGGCCTGGCCTACGGTCTGTTCGCGCTGCTGGTATTGACCGTGTGCATCTATGGCTTCCGCTTCATGCTGTGGGTCAACCGCATTGCGGTGTGGGCGGCCAGTCTGCTGTTCCTGCTGGGGGTTTTCGCTTTCGCCCCTGCATTCGACAGCCAGTACGCCGGCACCGTCGCCATGGGCCAGGCCGGTTTCTGGGCTGCGTTCATCGGGGCAGCATTGGTCGCCATGAGCAACCCGATCTCCTTCGGTGCGTTCCTCGGCGACTGGTCGCGCTACATCCCGCGTGATACGCCCAAAGGCCGGATCATGGTGTCGGTGATTGCCGCGCAACTCGCCACGCTGATTCCGTTCCTGTTCGGCCTCGTCACCGCCACCATCGTAGCGGTCAAGGCACCGGACTACATCGCGGCCAACAACTACGTCGGCGGCCTGCTGGCGGTATCGCCGAGCTGGTTCTTCCTGCCGGTGTGCCTGATCGCGGTCATCGGCGGCATGTCCACCGGCACCACCTCGCTCTACGGCACCGGCCTGGACATGTCCAGCGTGTTCCCTCGGGTGCTGTCGCGGGTCAAGGCCACGTTGCTGATCGGCGTGATGTCGATTGCCTTCATCTTCATCGGGCGCTTCGCGGCCAACCTGGTGCAGAGCGTGTCGACCTTCGCCGTGCTGATCATCACCTGCACCACCCCGTGGATGGTGATCATGATCATCGGCCTGCTGGTGCGTCGCGGCTTCTACTGCCCGGATGACCTGCAAGTGTTCACCCGCGGCGAGAAAGGTGGCCGCTACTGGTTCACCCACGGCTGGAACTGGCGTGGCCTGGGTGCCTGGATCCCGAGCGCGGCCGTCGGCCTGTGCTTCGTGAACCTGCCGGGTCAGTTTGTCGGGCCGCTGGGCGAAATGGCCGGTGGTATCGACATCAGCCTGCCGGTGACCCTGGGCCTGGCCTCGCTGGTGTACCTGGCGCTGCTGAGCCTGTTCCCGGAATCGAGCGCAGTGTTCGGTCCGAACGACCCTCGCAGCCAGAGCACGGATTCGCTCGCTCAACCGGCGACGCGTCAAGCCGTCTGA
- a CDS encoding LysR family transcriptional regulator gives MANALPDLKLLRIFVSVVRHQGFANAQQELNLSTSAISTYMSQLEAALGLVLCHRGRGGFSLTSKGELFHQETLRLLGELEGFEQYAAALKGELRGTLNLGVIDSTVSDKALPFAEAIGAYSQEHPAVHLHLSVMSPYELQLGVQDNRLDLAIGAFSTRMSGLVYMPLYREQHWLYCSTRHPLFNERRIPEQVITQQRMVGRGYWSQAELARHGFKHSAATVESMEAQLILVLSGAYIGYLPEHYAQAWADKGDLRVLLPATFGYQAPFSMIVRRGRSREPLIQTFRDLLKAQLNQA, from the coding sequence ATGGCCAACGCTTTACCCGACCTGAAACTATTGCGCATCTTCGTCAGCGTGGTGCGCCATCAGGGGTTCGCCAACGCCCAGCAGGAGCTCAATCTCTCGACGTCGGCCATCAGCACCTACATGAGCCAGCTCGAAGCAGCCCTTGGCCTTGTGCTGTGTCATCGCGGCCGTGGCGGTTTCAGCCTGACCAGCAAGGGCGAGCTGTTCCATCAGGAAACCCTGCGTCTGTTGGGCGAACTCGAAGGCTTCGAGCAGTACGCCGCCGCCCTCAAGGGCGAGTTGCGCGGTACCTTGAACCTGGGAGTGATCGACTCCACCGTCAGCGACAAGGCCCTCCCGTTCGCCGAAGCCATCGGCGCCTACAGCCAGGAACACCCGGCCGTGCACTTGCACCTGTCGGTGATGAGCCCTTACGAATTGCAACTCGGCGTGCAGGACAACCGCCTCGACCTGGCCATCGGTGCGTTTTCCACGCGCATGAGCGGTCTTGTTTACATGCCGCTGTACCGTGAACAACACTGGTTGTATTGCAGTACGCGGCATCCGCTGTTCAACGAGCGGCGCATTCCCGAGCAAGTCATCACCCAGCAGCGCATGGTCGGTCGTGGCTACTGGAGCCAGGCCGAACTGGCGCGGCATGGCTTCAAGCACAGCGCCGCGACGGTGGAAAGTATGGAGGCCCAGTTGATTCTGGTGCTGTCCGGCGCCTACATCGGCTACCTGCCGGAGCACTACGCCCAGGCCTGGGCCGACAAGGGTGACTTGCGGGTGTTGCTGCCGGCGACCTTCGGTTATCAGGCGCCGTTCTCGATGATCGTGCGTCGGGGCCGTAGCCGCGAGCCGCTGATCCAGACCTTCCGTGATCTGCTCAAAGCACAACTGAATCAGGCGTAA
- a CDS encoding nuclear transport factor 2 family protein — protein MNERDQVLKAAADLVSAFARNDREAYFGAFSADASFVFYTLEQPLLSRDAYQAMWDGWRSEDGFEVLSCTSSNAFVSLRGDVAIFIHDVATELRMQGEQHFSQERETIVFKKQASGQEQQGLWLACHEHLSAMPEGLPTP, from the coding sequence ATGAATGAACGTGATCAGGTGCTCAAAGCCGCCGCCGACCTGGTGTCCGCTTTTGCCCGTAACGATCGCGAAGCCTACTTCGGTGCGTTCAGCGCCGATGCCAGCTTCGTCTTCTACACCCTCGAACAACCCCTGCTGTCGCGCGACGCCTATCAGGCGATGTGGGACGGCTGGCGCTCCGAGGATGGCTTCGAGGTGCTCTCGTGCACCTCAAGCAACGCTTTCGTCAGCCTGCGGGGTGACGTGGCGATTTTCATCCATGACGTAGCCACCGAGTTGCGCATGCAAGGGGAGCAACACTTCAGCCAGGAGCGCGAGACGATTGTTTTCAAGAAACAAGCGTCTGGCCAAGAACAACAAGGCCTATGGCTGGCCTGCCACGAACATTTGTCCGCGATGCCGGAAGGGCTGCCAACCCCTTAG
- a CDS encoding DTW domain-containing protein, which yields MSRIQCPRCLRPQSHCLCPLIPSLDSRTRVLLLQHPSEVNHALNTARLAALGLKNAELIVGEVFEDLPALLNQPGYRARLLFPDEDAQPMQACAATDEPLLLVVPDGTWRKARKMLHLNPLLAALPRVTLAEGGVSRYRLRKAPGPGALSTVEAIVQALETLEAPATFAPLLKPFEALIEGQIAAMGEEIFQRNHGPK from the coding sequence ATGTCCAGAATTCAATGTCCGCGCTGCCTGCGCCCGCAAAGCCACTGCCTGTGCCCATTGATCCCGAGCCTCGACAGCCGCACCCGGGTGTTGCTGTTGCAGCATCCGAGCGAAGTGAACCATGCGTTGAACACCGCGCGCCTGGCGGCGCTCGGGTTGAAAAATGCCGAGTTGATCGTCGGCGAGGTGTTTGAGGATTTGCCGGCGCTGTTGAATCAGCCGGGGTATCGGGCGCGGTTGCTGTTTCCCGACGAAGATGCCCAGCCGATGCAGGCTTGTGCCGCGACAGACGAACCCTTGTTGCTGGTGGTCCCCGACGGCACCTGGCGCAAGGCGCGCAAGATGTTGCACCTCAATCCGCTGCTGGCGGCGCTGCCGAGGGTGACGCTGGCCGAGGGCGGTGTATCCCGCTATCGCTTGCGCAAGGCGCCGGGACCGGGGGCGTTGTCGACGGTGGAGGCGATTGTGCAGGCGCTGGAAACCCTCGAAGCGCCGGCGACGTTTGCGCCGTTGCTGAAGCCGTTCGAGGCGTTGATCGAGGGGCAGATTGCGGCGATGGGGGAGGAAATTTTTCAGCGTAACCATGGGCCGAAATAG
- the speB gene encoding agmatinase, whose amino-acid sequence MDKILHQPLGGNEMPRFGGIATMMRLPHLNTAAGLDAAFVGVPLDIGTSLRPGTRFGPREIRAESVMIRPYNMATGAAPFDSLSVADIGDIAINTFNLLDAVRIIEESYDNILEHDVIPLTLGGDHTITLPILRAIHKKHGKVGLVHIDAHADVNDHMFGEKIAHGTTFRRAVEEGLLDPDRVVQIGLRAQGYTADDFNWSRNQGFRVVQAEECWHKSLEPLMAEVREKVGGGPVYLSFDIDGIDPAWAPGTGTPEIGGLTTIQAIEIVRGCQGLDLVGCDLVEVSPAYDTTGNTSLLAANLLYEMLCVLPGVVHR is encoded by the coding sequence GTGGACAAGATTCTTCACCAACCACTGGGCGGCAACGAAATGCCGCGCTTCGGCGGCATCGCCACCATGATGCGACTCCCCCATTTGAATACCGCTGCCGGTCTGGACGCTGCCTTCGTAGGCGTGCCCCTGGACATCGGTACCTCCCTGCGTCCCGGCACCCGTTTCGGGCCTCGCGAAATCCGCGCTGAATCGGTAATGATCCGCCCGTACAACATGGCGACCGGCGCTGCGCCGTTCGACTCGCTGTCGGTTGCCGACATCGGCGACATCGCGATCAACACCTTCAACCTGCTGGATGCCGTACGGATCATCGAAGAGTCCTACGACAACATCCTCGAACACGATGTGATCCCCCTGACCCTGGGCGGCGACCACACCATCACCCTGCCTATCCTGCGTGCCATTCATAAAAAGCACGGCAAGGTCGGCCTGGTGCACATCGACGCCCACGCCGATGTAAACGATCACATGTTCGGCGAGAAAATCGCCCACGGCACCACCTTCCGCCGCGCCGTCGAAGAAGGCCTGCTGGACCCGGACCGTGTCGTGCAGATCGGCCTGCGCGCCCAGGGCTACACCGCTGACGACTTCAACTGGAGCCGCAACCAGGGCTTCCGTGTGGTTCAGGCCGAAGAGTGCTGGCACAAATCGCTGGAGCCTTTGATGGCTGAAGTCCGCGAAAAAGTCGGCGGCGGTCCTGTTTACCTCAGTTTCGACATCGACGGCATCGACCCTGCCTGGGCACCGGGTACCGGCACCCCGGAAATCGGCGGTCTGACGACCATTCAGGCGATCGAGATCGTTCGTGGCTGCCAAGGCCTCGACCTGGTCGGTTGCGATCTGGTAGAAGTCTCCCCCGCTTACGACACCACCGGCAACACCTCGCTGCTGGCCGCCAACCTGCTGTACGAAATGCTCTGCGTACTGCCTGGCGTAGTCCACCGCTGA
- a CDS encoding HlyD family type I secretion periplasmic adaptor subunit, whose protein sequence is MSADQGSRGYFDSFNKSAETEFMPETAGASLQDSPRWSRITVWLAAALVVSALVWAKFAVLQEVTMGEGKAIPSSKVQVIQNLEGGIVTEIFVREGQMVNKGDTLLRLDDTRYLSNKGESEADRYALTAQVERLSAEAEGRPFKLSEEVIAKAPQVAEDERSLYEQRQRRLASEQRTLSEQLRQKTQELAEFRSKQGQFSSSLALLQQEMNMSTPLVGTGAVSPVEILRLKRSAVEIRGSLNATTLAIPRAESAINEIKSKIDESEQTFRSEAAKELNEKRTDLSKITASSIAIDDRVTRTTVVSPVHGIIKVLKVNTIGGVVQPGSDMVEIVPLEDNLLIEAKVRPQDVAFLHPGQKAMVKFSAYDYTIYGGLSAKLELIGADTITDDKGNSFYLIQVRTDKNHLGGDVKPLLIIPGMVATVDIITGEKTVLDYLLKPVLKARTEAMRER, encoded by the coding sequence ATGTCTGCCGATCAAGGATCCCGTGGCTACTTCGACAGTTTCAACAAAAGTGCCGAAACCGAGTTCATGCCGGAAACCGCCGGTGCTTCCTTGCAGGACTCACCGCGCTGGTCGCGAATCACCGTGTGGCTGGCCGCCGCGCTGGTAGTCAGCGCACTGGTCTGGGCCAAATTCGCCGTGTTGCAGGAAGTGACCATGGGCGAAGGCAAGGCGATTCCCTCGAGCAAGGTCCAGGTGATCCAGAACCTGGAGGGCGGCATCGTCACTGAAATTTTCGTCCGTGAAGGACAAATGGTGAACAAGGGCGACACCTTGCTGCGTCTGGATGACACCCGCTACCTGTCGAACAAGGGTGAAAGCGAAGCCGATCGCTACGCCTTGACCGCGCAAGTCGAACGGCTTTCGGCCGAAGCCGAAGGCAGGCCGTTCAAGCTGTCAGAAGAAGTGATCGCCAAGGCTCCGCAAGTGGCCGAAGACGAGCGCTCGCTGTACGAGCAGCGGCAACGGCGGCTGGCCAGCGAACAACGCACCCTGAGCGAACAACTTCGGCAAAAAACCCAGGAATTGGCGGAATTTCGTTCAAAACAGGGGCAGTTCAGCTCAAGCCTGGCGCTGCTGCAACAAGAGATGAACATGTCCACACCGCTGGTGGGCACAGGTGCAGTGTCACCCGTGGAAATCCTGCGCCTCAAACGCAGCGCGGTGGAGATTCGCGGCTCATTGAACGCCACCACACTGGCGATTCCCCGGGCGGAATCGGCGATCAACGAGATCAAAAGCAAGATCGACGAGTCGGAGCAAACCTTCCGCTCGGAAGCCGCCAAAGAGCTGAACGAGAAACGCACAGACCTGTCGAAAATCACAGCCTCAAGCATTGCCATCGACGACCGCGTGACCCGCACCACCGTGGTCTCGCCGGTGCACGGCATCATCAAGGTGTTGAAGGTCAACACCATTGGCGGCGTGGTCCAGCCCGGCAGTGACATGGTGGAAATCGTGCCGCTGGAAGACAACCTGCTGATCGAAGCCAAGGTGCGGCCACAGGACGTCGCATTCCTGCACCCGGGCCAGAAAGCCATGGTCAAGTTCAGTGCCTACGACTACACCATCTACGGCGGCCTGAGCGCCAAACTGGAGTTGATCGGCGCCGACACCATCACCGACGACAAGGGCAACAGTTTCTATCTGATTCAGGTGCGTACCGACAAAAACCATTTGGGCGGGGATGTGAAACCGCTGCTGATCATCCCGGGGATGGTAGCGACGGTGGACATTATTACCGGGGAGAAAACGGTGCTGGATTACTTGCTTAAACCGGTGTTGAAAGCGCGGACCGAGGCGATGCGGGAGCGGTAG